A portion of the Myxococcales bacterium genome contains these proteins:
- a CDS encoding OsmC family protein: MLTRTSTAVWRGTGMEGKGALTTQSGVFDNQPYSFQARFASEDGRAGTNPEELVAAAHAGCFAMALSFALTGAGHAPEELRARAAMSMDRDGVHWFPKGITLELEAKVPGLTEEKFRELAEGAKKTCPISRALAAVEITLVVKSFTG, encoded by the coding sequence ATGCTTACGCGCACTAGCACGGCGGTTTGGCGGGGCACTGGGATGGAGGGCAAAGGCGCCCTGACGACGCAGAGCGGCGTCTTCGACAACCAGCCGTACTCGTTTCAGGCACGCTTCGCGTCGGAAGACGGCCGCGCGGGGACGAACCCCGAGGAGCTGGTCGCGGCGGCCCACGCGGGATGTTTCGCGATGGCGCTCAGCTTCGCGCTGACGGGTGCGGGCCACGCACCGGAGGAGCTCCGCGCGCGCGCGGCGATGAGCATGGATCGCGACGGGGTGCACTGGTTCCCGAAGGGCATCACCCTCGAGCTCGAGGCGAAGGTGCCGGGCCTCACGGAGGAGAAGTTCCGCGAGCTCGCGGAAGGCGCGAAGAAGACCTGCCCCATTTCGAGGGCCCTCGCGGCCGTCGAGATCACCCTCGTGGTCAAGTCCTTCACCGGGTAG
- a CDS encoding serine/threonine protein kinase, which yields MPNLSPGSRVGKYRVERVIGEGAMGIVVAATNLDLDERVALKFMRASAMASPDIAARFAREAKAAAKLKSDHVARVFDAGAHEGVPFIVMELLEGRDLETWLDRRGALSVSDAVLFVTQACEALAEAHARGIVHRDIKPANVFIVERGPWRSAKLLDFGVSKIMPSGRASAKDTSGFVGSPLYMAPEQFGGSNTSPACDVWSLGILLFELLTKQTPFDDRRGLVALMNSIATERHRALDAVRSNVPRELSRIVDACLAKNPLERVSSVAELAALLAPFGPPPAQVAADKAAAYRGRASNPRSVPPPPVVLDRTAALSGAPPLPTPRRSPVAGLAVLAVLLAGPAWFVARAHKSSRPPLPFGTLVADNAAAARVDEAHDVDDRVVTPRVEAASPSPDRRPVEMARPPRRTTPRDGTRELAAQVAAAPFQAALLAAASTSSTEVRSINEVVRGHQAELAQCVVRARGPGKDLRGRFAVVMTLDATGRVIEASPLATTVQSDALEGCVLGLARTFRLPAPTTEEGRRVNYTFVFR from the coding sequence ATGCCGAACCTGTCACCCGGAAGCCGTGTCGGAAAGTACCGCGTCGAGCGCGTCATCGGCGAAGGCGCCATGGGCATCGTCGTGGCCGCGACGAACCTCGACCTCGACGAGCGCGTGGCCCTCAAGTTCATGCGCGCCTCGGCCATGGCGAGCCCCGACATCGCCGCCCGCTTCGCCCGCGAAGCCAAGGCCGCCGCCAAGCTCAAGAGCGATCACGTCGCGCGCGTCTTCGATGCGGGTGCTCACGAGGGCGTGCCCTTCATCGTGATGGAGCTGCTCGAGGGGCGGGACCTTGAGACGTGGCTCGACCGGCGCGGCGCCCTCAGCGTCTCCGACGCGGTGCTCTTCGTGACGCAAGCCTGCGAAGCGCTCGCGGAGGCGCACGCGCGCGGCATCGTGCACCGCGACATCAAGCCGGCCAATGTCTTCATCGTCGAACGGGGGCCGTGGCGGAGCGCGAAGCTCCTCGACTTCGGCGTGTCGAAGATCATGCCGAGCGGGCGAGCGTCAGCCAAAGACACGAGCGGCTTCGTGGGCTCGCCGCTCTACATGGCCCCAGAGCAATTTGGTGGTTCGAACACCTCGCCGGCGTGCGACGTGTGGTCGTTGGGCATCCTGCTCTTCGAGCTCCTCACGAAGCAGACGCCCTTCGACGATCGCCGCGGCCTCGTCGCGTTGATGAATTCCATCGCGACGGAGCGGCATCGAGCGCTTGATGCGGTGCGGAGCAACGTACCGCGCGAGCTCTCGCGCATCGTCGACGCCTGCCTCGCGAAGAATCCGCTCGAGCGCGTGTCGTCGGTCGCCGAGCTGGCCGCCTTGCTCGCGCCTTTCGGGCCGCCGCCGGCGCAGGTCGCGGCCGACAAAGCTGCCGCCTATCGCGGGCGGGCGTCCAACCCGCGCTCCGTGCCGCCACCGCCGGTGGTCCTCGACAGGACGGCTGCGCTCTCCGGCGCGCCCCCCTTGCCGACGCCGCGCCGATCCCCCGTCGCGGGACTGGCGGTCCTGGCCGTGCTCCTCGCGGGGCCCGCGTGGTTCGTCGCTCGAGCCCACAAGAGCTCGCGCCCCCCGCTCCCGTTTGGAACGCTCGTCGCCGACAACGCGGCGGCCGCGCGCGTCGACGAGGCGCACGACGTCGACGATCGGGTGGTCACGCCGCGGGTTGAAGCCGCGTCGCCCTCACCGGACCGGCGCCCCGTCGAGATGGCTCGCCCGCCGCGCCGCACCACGCCGCGCGACGGCACGCGCGAGCTGGCGGCGCAGGTGGCGGCCGCTCCCTTTCAAGCGGCGCTCTTGGCCGCTGCGTCCACCTCGTCGACGGAGGTTCGCTCCATCAACGAAGTCGTCCGGGGCCATCAAGCGGAGCTCGCGCAATGCGTCGTCCGCGCCCGCGGGCCCGGAAAGGACTTGCGCGGCCGCTTTGCGGTGGTGATGACGCTCGATGCGACGGGCCGCGTCATTGAAGCCTCGCCTTTGGCGACGACGGTCCAAAGCGACGCCCTCGAGGGCTGCGTTCTCGGCCTCGCGCGAACGTTCCGCCTTCCGGCGCCGACAACGGAAGAAGGCCGGCGCGTCAACTACACGTTCGTCTTTCGTTGA
- the trxA gene encoding thioredoxin — MGANIIELTDQSFDTEVIKSQVPVLVDFTATWCGPCKALAPIVEKIANETAGKYKVAKVDIDDCPGVAQKYGIRSVPTVLVFKGGERKAQHVGLTTKENLLKLLES; from the coding sequence ATGGGCGCCAACATCATCGAGCTGACCGATCAGAGCTTCGACACAGAAGTCATCAAGAGCCAGGTCCCTGTGCTCGTCGACTTCACCGCGACCTGGTGCGGTCCCTGCAAGGCGCTGGCGCCTATCGTTGAGAAGATCGCGAACGAGACCGCGGGCAAATACAAGGTCGCGAAGGTCGACATCGACGACTGCCCCGGCGTCGCACAAAAATACGGCATCCGCAGCGTCCCGACGGTCCTCGTCTTCAAGGGCGGTGAGCGCAAGGCGCAACACGTCGGCCTGACGACCAAAGAGAACCTCCTGAAGCTCCTCGAGAGCTGA
- the dnaJ gene encoding molecular chaperone DnaJ — translation MSHRDHYEVLGVPKEASPEEVKSAFRKLAAKVHPDRNPDDPTADARFKELNAAYQVLSDPQRRAMYDRFGHRAEDPGSPFGSGGPFAGGVVDISDIAIDGILGDLLGVFGVGRGDRGELKQELELTFEEAAFGCEKKYSYQHLDTCETCRGSGAAVGYAPEACQACQGRGRVRFQQGILPIAVERTCSRCRGSGKFVTHPCGGCKGSGLVATTSSLLVTIPPGAEEGQTRLVTGGGNRPRPDRPAGDLELTLRVRQHPFFRRAGDDVVCQVPLTFPQAALGSEVEVPTLDGKGKLRVPAGTQPGATLRIKQKGIPKRTGMGRGDQLVEVTVEVPTSLTPKQKELLEAFALEVGADVQPQQRSFLEKLKDLFG, via the coding sequence ATGAGCCATCGCGATCACTACGAAGTCCTCGGCGTACCGAAGGAAGCCTCGCCGGAAGAGGTCAAGAGCGCGTTCCGCAAGCTCGCGGCGAAGGTTCACCCCGACCGCAATCCCGACGATCCGACGGCCGACGCTCGCTTCAAGGAGCTCAACGCCGCGTACCAGGTGCTGAGCGATCCGCAGCGCCGCGCCATGTACGACCGCTTCGGGCATCGCGCCGAAGATCCCGGCTCGCCGTTCGGCTCCGGTGGCCCGTTCGCCGGCGGCGTCGTCGACATCAGCGACATCGCCATCGACGGCATTCTCGGTGACCTGCTCGGCGTCTTTGGCGTCGGTCGCGGTGATCGCGGCGAGCTCAAGCAGGAGCTGGAGCTGACCTTCGAAGAGGCGGCCTTCGGCTGCGAAAAGAAATACTCGTACCAACACCTCGATACGTGCGAGACCTGCCGCGGCAGCGGCGCCGCCGTCGGCTACGCGCCGGAGGCGTGCCAAGCGTGCCAGGGGCGCGGCCGCGTTCGCTTCCAGCAAGGCATCTTGCCCATCGCCGTCGAGCGGACCTGTTCACGGTGCCGCGGTTCGGGAAAGTTCGTGACGCACCCCTGCGGCGGTTGCAAAGGCAGCGGTCTCGTCGCCACGACGAGCTCGCTCCTTGTCACCATCCCTCCTGGCGCGGAAGAGGGGCAGACGCGACTCGTAACCGGCGGCGGCAATCGTCCGCGCCCCGACCGACCGGCCGGAGATCTCGAGCTCACGCTCCGCGTACGGCAACATCCGTTTTTCCGGCGCGCCGGTGACGACGTCGTCTGCCAAGTGCCGCTCACCTTTCCGCAGGCGGCGCTCGGCAGCGAGGTCGAGGTCCCCACGCTCGACGGCAAGGGGAAACTCCGCGTCCCGGCGGGAACGCAACCGGGCGCCACACTCCGCATCAAGCAGAAGGGCATCCCGAAGCGGACCGGTATGGGACGCGGCGATCAGCTCGTCGAGGTCACCGTCGAAGTGCCCACGTCGCTCACGCCGAAGCAGAAGGAGCTCCTCGAAGCCTTCGCGCTCGAGGTCGGCGCCGATGTGCAACCTCAGCAGCGGTCGTTCTTGGAGAAGCTCAAAGACCTCTTCGGCTGA
- a CDS encoding HAD family hydrolase: MLSSIVARSQHVAGSSLPPVVVFDLDGTLMDNRPRSIAILREVAASWEARHPDVARRLSSITPDALTYLVGDSLRRLGVTAEELVIEAEAYWRTKFFRDDHLVHDIAINGAVEFARDCYAAGATLVYLTGRDLPLMGTGTFKSIRDLGFPIGVAGTQVILKPNADMADEAFKRLVAPELLRIGRVIAAFDNEPGNCNAFREAYPDCASVLVDTQHMPGAPPLADGVPVILEFSR, encoded by the coding sequence CTGCTCTCGAGCATCGTGGCTCGTTCGCAGCACGTCGCTGGGTCCAGCCTGCCGCCGGTGGTGGTCTTCGACCTCGACGGCACGCTCATGGACAACCGGCCGCGGTCCATCGCGATCCTGCGCGAGGTGGCCGCTTCCTGGGAGGCTCGGCACCCGGACGTGGCTCGGCGCCTCTCCTCCATCACGCCCGACGCGCTGACGTACCTCGTCGGCGATTCGCTCAGGCGCCTCGGCGTGACGGCCGAAGAGCTCGTCATCGAGGCCGAGGCCTACTGGCGCACAAAGTTCTTTCGCGACGATCACCTCGTGCACGACATCGCCATCAACGGCGCCGTCGAATTCGCGCGGGACTGCTACGCCGCTGGCGCCACGCTCGTGTACCTGACGGGCCGCGACCTACCGCTCATGGGAACGGGCACGTTCAAGAGCATCCGGGACCTCGGGTTTCCCATCGGCGTCGCCGGGACGCAGGTCATCTTGAAGCCCAACGCCGACATGGCGGATGAAGCGTTCAAGCGGCTCGTCGCGCCCGAGCTGCTCCGCATTGGCCGCGTCATCGCAGCGTTCGACAACGAACCGGGCAACTGCAACGCGTTTCGCGAGGCCTACCCCGACTGCGCGAGCGTGCTCGTCGACACGCAGCACATGCCCGGCGCGCCGCCGCTGGCCGACGGCGTGCCGGTCATTCTCGAGTTCTCGCGCTGA
- a CDS encoding protein kinase has protein sequence MQGTDARLNELRDRLTGQVLRGTTGVQYYLRELIGEGGQGWVFRANWDEPDGFVVIVKVLRPDAVSHDALARFEREADVLRILSQQARPNPYIVRFFDHAIAQMASPVGGEPLVLPFTVLEFVNGPSLEKVLEGTTNRGMPLDRARRILKQIVQALEAVHAQKVVHRDLKPSNILITQEAGMEIAKVTDFGLVKLVDPNIRATVTLAGASVGYAPPEQYEKGNQRVSARTDVFSLAAIAFELLTGRMAFPFRDGDNPLIVISRILGGERPSLRQIGSAKLSPELEGRPALIEKLDSEFGKALDANPEKRHVSIAEFWKSIEPIFRAATERPSVEPAPAAGNSLAFIETIPAYGNRAAADPLGSTRPSAPAPEGLNSARPIAESPMTGGIHARRTPNATPAQRDDAKDRISALSPAGAQPLTPAPYGGASAPRIERFSSSPPGPAPSPAVFDSMVRVRKMDSEAANPGSWNWRIITPPLSPGVARAASFAADGASAVGVGPGGVARWDNFTWVGVRLPTGVSPALAHGIRKLRSGDVILFGDNALLVRMAPSGVHEVLRGTDHQASFHGAHVDEITGTLVFVGERPLMGRGVRPGATVGTALTFVEGRPGAHIDVQGSTRLNAVARILSGSLVACGDWGALGRIDGNEARFLGSICGGHLLALSALPDGGASTVGAGGYALYLTPRLEAKLEAVQTTKDLSSVTIGPEGTPWAGAAQARVLRRNEGSWIRMTPELGLQSNVLSVWASERHVRAICDDGAVIEGVLP, from the coding sequence ATGCAAGGCACCGACGCCCGTCTCAACGAACTTCGCGATCGGCTCACGGGGCAAGTCCTCCGTGGGACGACGGGCGTGCAGTATTACCTGCGCGAGCTGATCGGCGAAGGCGGCCAGGGCTGGGTCTTCCGCGCCAACTGGGACGAGCCCGACGGTTTCGTCGTCATCGTCAAGGTCCTCAGGCCCGACGCCGTGAGCCACGACGCCTTGGCGCGCTTCGAACGCGAAGCCGATGTGCTTCGCATCCTTTCGCAGCAGGCGCGGCCGAACCCCTACATCGTTCGGTTCTTCGACCACGCCATCGCGCAAATGGCGTCGCCGGTCGGCGGCGAGCCTCTGGTGCTTCCCTTTACGGTCCTCGAGTTCGTCAACGGTCCGTCGCTCGAGAAGGTCCTCGAAGGCACGACGAACCGGGGGATGCCGCTTGATCGCGCGAGGCGCATTCTCAAGCAGATCGTGCAGGCCCTGGAAGCGGTGCACGCGCAGAAGGTCGTGCATCGCGATCTCAAGCCTTCGAACATCCTGATTACCCAAGAAGCGGGCATGGAGATCGCCAAGGTCACGGACTTCGGTCTCGTGAAGCTCGTCGACCCGAACATCCGCGCCACCGTCACGCTCGCCGGCGCCTCCGTTGGCTATGCGCCGCCGGAGCAATACGAGAAGGGCAACCAGCGCGTGAGCGCGCGGACCGACGTCTTCTCGTTGGCCGCCATCGCCTTCGAGTTGCTCACGGGCCGCATGGCCTTTCCGTTCCGCGATGGCGACAACCCGCTCATCGTCATCTCGCGGATCCTCGGCGGGGAGCGGCCGTCGCTCCGGCAGATCGGCTCGGCCAAGCTCTCGCCGGAACTCGAAGGTCGACCGGCGCTCATCGAAAAGCTCGACTCCGAGTTCGGCAAGGCGCTCGACGCCAACCCCGAAAAACGTCACGTCTCCATCGCAGAGTTCTGGAAGTCCATCGAGCCGATCTTCCGCGCCGCAACGGAGCGACCTTCTGTCGAGCCGGCGCCCGCGGCGGGCAACTCGCTCGCGTTCATCGAGACGATCCCCGCCTACGGCAACCGGGCCGCGGCCGATCCGCTCGGCTCGACACGCCCGAGTGCACCGGCCCCCGAGGGCCTCAACTCGGCGCGCCCCATCGCCGAGTCGCCCATGACCGGTGGCATTCATGCGAGGCGCACGCCTAACGCCACGCCCGCACAACGGGACGATGCGAAGGACCGCATCTCGGCGCTGTCGCCAGCCGGCGCGCAGCCGCTCACGCCCGCGCCCTATGGCGGCGCAAGCGCTCCCCGCATTGAGCGTTTCTCTAGCTCACCGCCGGGCCCCGCTCCCTCGCCGGCGGTCTTCGACAGCATGGTCCGCGTCCGCAAGATGGACTCGGAAGCCGCGAACCCGGGCTCGTGGAACTGGCGCATCATCACGCCGCCGCTGTCGCCGGGCGTTGCACGCGCCGCGTCCTTCGCCGCCGATGGCGCGTCGGCGGTGGGCGTGGGCCCCGGCGGGGTTGCCCGTTGGGACAACTTCACCTGGGTCGGGGTACGACTGCCGACCGGCGTCAGTCCTGCCCTCGCCCACGGCATTCGGAAGCTGCGCAGCGGTGACGTCATTCTGTTCGGTGACAACGCGCTCCTTGTTCGCATGGCTCCGAGTGGGGTCCACGAGGTCTTGCGCGGCACCGATCATCAGGCGAGCTTCCACGGGGCCCACGTCGACGAGATCACGGGCACGCTCGTCTTCGTGGGCGAGCGACCTCTGATGGGTCGTGGTGTGCGGCCGGGAGCCACCGTCGGCACGGCGCTCACGTTCGTCGAAGGCCGCCCTGGCGCCCACATCGACGTGCAGGGCTCCACGCGGCTCAACGCCGTCGCTAGAATCCTCTCGGGCTCGCTCGTCGCGTGTGGCGACTGGGGCGCGCTCGGCCGCATCGACGGCAACGAGGCGCGCTTCCTCGGGTCCATCTGTGGTGGGCACTTGCTGGCGCTTTCGGCGCTCCCCGATGGCGGTGCGTCGACGGTCGGCGCCGGCGGCTACGCGCTCTACCTGACGCCACGCCTCGAGGCGAAGCTCGAAGCCGTGCAGACGACCAAAGACCTCTCGTCGGTCACCATCGGGCCTGAAGGCACTCCGTGGGCCGGCGCGGCGCAGGCGCGCGTCCTTCGTCGCAACGAGGGCTCGTGGATCCGCATGACGCCGGAGCTCGGGCTCCAGTCGAACGTCCTCTCCGTTTGGGCCAGCGAGCGTCACGTTCGGGCCATCTGCGACGACGGCGCCGTGATCGAAGGCGTCCTCCCGTGA
- a CDS encoding MBL fold metallo-hydrolase, which yields MLFRQLFDATSSTYTYLLADESTREGVLVDTVYERHARDAALVRELDIKLVATLDTHCHADHVSGAWLMKQAFGTRTGLSPLYGAKNVDLPLLHGARIALGATFLEVRATPGHTPGCVSLVTAAHDKVLTGDALLVRGAGRTDFQGGDASALYRSIRDQLFTLPDSCVVYPGHDYEGRTSSTIGEEKRHNPRIGGEAREEDFVGYMKNLGLPHPKLLAVSLPANMRCGEPEDGAFRAGPDWAPLTLTYAGLLEIDAEWVAQHRAQLELVDVRSKAELDGDLGHLGGVRHIPLDELRERAGEIDKTRPVVCICQTGKRSGMATVILQKLGIDRVANLAGGMVHWRELELPS from the coding sequence ATGCTCTTTCGGCAGCTCTTCGACGCGACGTCTTCGACGTACACCTATCTCCTCGCCGACGAGAGCACGCGCGAAGGTGTCCTCGTCGATACCGTCTACGAGCGGCACGCCCGCGACGCGGCGCTCGTGCGCGAGCTCGACATCAAGCTCGTCGCGACGCTCGACACGCACTGCCACGCGGATCACGTGAGCGGTGCGTGGCTGATGAAGCAGGCCTTCGGAACGCGCACGGGGCTCTCACCCCTCTACGGTGCAAAGAACGTCGACCTGCCGCTCCTGCACGGCGCGCGCATCGCCCTCGGCGCAACGTTCCTCGAGGTGCGCGCCACGCCGGGGCACACGCCGGGCTGCGTTTCGTTGGTCACGGCCGCGCATGACAAGGTGCTCACGGGCGACGCCCTCCTCGTGCGCGGCGCCGGTCGCACCGACTTTCAGGGGGGCGACGCCAGCGCGCTCTACCGCTCGATTCGCGACCAGCTCTTCACGTTGCCCGATAGCTGCGTCGTCTACCCGGGGCACGACTACGAGGGCCGTACCTCGAGCACCATTGGCGAAGAGAAGCGCCACAATCCGCGCATCGGCGGCGAAGCGCGCGAAGAAGACTTTGTTGGCTACATGAAGAACCTCGGGCTGCCGCACCCCAAGCTGCTCGCCGTTTCGCTTCCCGCCAACATGCGGTGCGGCGAACCGGAGGACGGCGCGTTTCGTGCCGGGCCCGACTGGGCACCGCTCACGCTGACCTACGCGGGTCTCTTGGAGATTGATGCCGAGTGGGTGGCCCAGCACCGCGCCCAGCTTGAGCTGGTCGACGTTCGGAGCAAAGCTGAGCTGGACGGCGATCTTGGTCACCTCGGCGGGGTGCGCCACATTCCCCTCGACGAATTGAGGGAGCGGGCCGGCGAGATCGACAAGACCCGTCCCGTCGTGTGCATCTGCCAGACGGGGAAGCGCTCGGGCATGGCCACGGTGATTCTTCAGAAGCTCGGCATCGATCGCGTCGCGAACCTTGCTGGCGGCATGGTGCACTGGCGCGAGCTTGAGCTGCCGTCCTGA
- a CDS encoding metallophosphoesterase — MTESTATATASEKREEPKRRRRPSRFLMVLVGLTGAMHVFFGVAVFALARRLHPSALAAAFAGVALAVLGVLLFVSRIRLAMPDRRRNPLAVRFIDIPFYVHFCAAFFTLPIGMVASLTVPLWALVRGERVSLPADFVLATYLVGLALASYGILIRRRFFRVERHDVTIPNLANALDGFRIVQLSDLHIGALTPKSWADAWVRAANREGPHLAVVTGDMVSSGVEFHDDIADALAGLTAVHGAFVSMGNHDYFGEGEPLISRLQAKGCTVLRNEGTRIDHEGGSLYLAAVDDTWTGRADLERTLEGRPPDVPVVLLAHEPALFDRASEAGVALTLGPHARRSSRRAVLGAPRVLVAPDASVPRGDLPAWRRRAARAPRPRHHGPTGAPRCRARHRGAHAALRRGGRG; from the coding sequence GTGACGGAGAGCACGGCGACGGCGACGGCGAGCGAGAAGCGCGAAGAACCGAAGCGACGACGAAGGCCGAGTCGCTTCCTCATGGTCCTCGTGGGGCTGACGGGCGCGATGCACGTGTTCTTCGGCGTCGCGGTCTTCGCCTTGGCCCGGCGACTCCACCCATCAGCGCTCGCGGCGGCGTTCGCGGGCGTCGCGCTCGCGGTGCTCGGGGTCCTCTTGTTCGTGAGCCGAATCAGGCTCGCGATGCCCGACCGGCGGCGCAACCCGCTCGCCGTTCGCTTCATCGACATCCCCTTCTACGTGCATTTTTGCGCGGCTTTCTTCACGCTACCCATCGGAATGGTGGCATCGCTCACGGTGCCGCTATGGGCCCTCGTCAGAGGCGAACGGGTGTCCTTGCCGGCAGACTTCGTGCTGGCGACGTACCTCGTGGGGCTCGCGCTCGCGTCCTACGGAATTCTGATCCGCCGCCGCTTCTTTCGCGTCGAGCGGCACGACGTCACCATCCCGAACCTCGCCAACGCGCTCGATGGCTTTCGCATCGTGCAGCTCTCGGACTTGCACATCGGCGCGCTTACACCCAAGTCGTGGGCCGACGCCTGGGTGCGCGCCGCGAACCGCGAAGGTCCACACCTCGCCGTCGTGACGGGAGACATGGTCTCGAGCGGCGTCGAGTTTCACGATGACATCGCCGACGCGCTCGCGGGCCTAACGGCCGTGCATGGCGCCTTCGTATCGATGGGCAACCACGACTACTTTGGAGAGGGGGAGCCGCTCATCTCGCGCTTGCAGGCGAAGGGCTGCACCGTCCTTCGAAACGAAGGCACGCGCATCGACCACGAGGGCGGGTCGCTCTACCTGGCCGCCGTCGATGACACCTGGACCGGTCGCGCCGACCTCGAGCGCACACTCGAAGGCCGCCCACCGGACGTTCCCGTCGTGCTGCTGGCACACGAGCCAGCACTCTTCGATCGGGCGAGCGAGGCAGGCGTGGCGTTGACGCTCGGGCCACACGCACGGAGGTCAAGTCGCCGTGCCGTTCTTGGCGCGCCTCGCGTCCTTGTCGCACCTGACGCATCAGTACCACGTGGGGATCTACCGGCGTGGCGACGCCGTGCTGCACGTGCACCCCGGCCTCGGCACCACGGGCCCACCGGTGCGCCTCGGTGTCGCGCCCGCCATCGTGGTGCTCACGCTGCGCTGCGGCGCGGCGGGCGCGGCTGA